One stretch of Segatella copri DNA includes these proteins:
- a CDS encoding DUF3408 domain-containing protein translates to MARTKDVVLAPEQKELMEKEYLDFVKPSTYGNKDNPSSCNSLYDDVENPELRAIVEKVAATTPYREETSPNEAQSPPNPLKRISGKQRKATLEEYQQTFLQVPRIDDRKPVFVSSDVRDRLDRVVRILGGRRMSVSGIIENIVRHHLSLYEEDFEAWRKL, encoded by the coding sequence ATGGCAAGAACAAAAGATGTAGTCTTGGCTCCTGAGCAAAAGGAGCTGATGGAAAAAGAGTATTTGGATTTTGTTAAACCATCTACGTATGGCAACAAAGACAATCCAAGTAGTTGTAATTCTCTCTATGATGATGTAGAGAACCCAGAGTTGAGAGCAATTGTAGAGAAAGTTGCAGCAACAACTCCCTATAGAGAGGAAACATCACCGAATGAGGCTCAATCGCCACCGAATCCGCTGAAGCGCATCAGCGGCAAGCAGCGCAAGGCGACATTAGAGGAGTATCAGCAGACCTTCCTCCAGGTTCCAAGGATTGACGACCGCAAGCCAGTCTTCGTCAGTTCCGATGTACGAGACCGTCTTGATCGTGTCGTCCGCATCCTCGGAGGAAGGCGCATGAGCGTATCGGGCATCATCGAGAACATCGTGCGCCACCACCTAAGCCTTTATGAAGAGGACTTCGAGGCTTGGCGCAAATTGTGA
- a CDS encoding helix-turn-helix domain-containing protein → MSNEVMTRNSEWMNHIVNHLNRMVDNFERAVMNYRPMLGGERFMTDKELCARLQLSRRTLQDYRNNGVIPYIQLGGKILYRESDIQKILMANYREAYRMKGL, encoded by the coding sequence ATGAGCAATGAAGTAATGACAAGAAACAGCGAGTGGATGAACCACATCGTGAACCACCTCAACCGAATGGTTGACAATTTTGAACGTGCCGTGATGAACTACCGCCCCATGCTTGGCGGTGAGCGGTTCATGACGGACAAGGAGCTTTGCGCCAGACTGCAACTGAGCCGAAGAACCCTGCAGGACTACCGAAACAACGGTGTCATCCCGTATATCCAGCTTGGCGGAAAGATTCTCTACCGCGAGTCCGACATTCAGAAGATTCTGATGGCTAACTATCGTGAGGCGTACCGGATGAAGGGCTTGTAG
- a CDS encoding extended-spectrum class A beta-lactamase CfxA4, producing the protein MEKNRKKQIVVLSIALVCIFILVFSLFHKSATKDSANPPLTNVLTDSISQIVSACPGEIGVAVIVNNRDTVKVNNKSVYPMMSVFKVHQALALCNDFDNKGISLDTLVNINRDKLDPKTWSPMLKDYSGPVISLTVRDLLRYTLTQSDNNASNLMFKDMVNVAQTDSFIATLIPRSSFQIAYTEEEMSADHNKAYSNYTSPLGAAMLMNRLFTEGLIDDEKQSFIKNTLKECKTGVDRIAAPLLDKEGVVIAHKTGSGNVNENGVLAAHNDVAYICLPNNISYTLAVFVKDFKGNESQASQYVAHISAVVYSLLMQTSVKS; encoded by the coding sequence ATGGAAAAAAACAGAAAAAAACAAATCGTAGTTTTGAGTATAGCTTTAGTTTGCATTTTCATCTTGGTATTTTCATTGTTCCATAAATCAGCGACAAAAGATAGCGCAAATCCTCCTTTAACAAATGTTTTGACTGATAGCATTTCTCAAATTGTCTCAGCTTGTCCTGGCGAAATTGGTGTGGCGGTTATTGTTAATAACAGAGATACGGTTAAGGTCAATAATAAGAGTGTTTATCCTATGATGAGTGTGTTTAAGGTTCATCAGGCATTAGCTCTTTGTAATGACTTTGACAATAAAGGAATTTCACTTGATACCTTAGTAAATATAAATAGGGATAAACTTGACCCAAAGACTTGGAGTCCTATGCTGAAAGATTATTCAGGGCCAGTCATATCATTGACAGTGAGAGATTTGCTGCGTTATACTCTTACTCAGAGTGACAACAATGCAAGCAACCTTATGTTTAAGGATATGGTTAATGTCGCTCAAACAGATAGTTTTATAGCCACACTCATTCCTCGTTCAAGTTTTCAGATAGCTTATACGGAAGAGGAAATGTCGGCTGACCATAACAAGGCTTACTCTAACTATACATCTCCTCTTGGTGCTGCAATGTTGATGAATCGTTTGTTTACTGAAGGTCTTATCGATGATGAGAAACAAAGTTTCATTAAGAATACGTTAAAAGAATGCAAAACAGGTGTAGATAGGATAGCAGCTCCACTTCTTGATAAAGAAGGGGTTGTTATAGCGCATAAGACAGGTTCAGGTAATGTTAATGAAAATGGTGTTCTTGCAGCTCACAATGATGTTGCCTATATATGTCTGCCTAATAATATCAGTTATACCTTAGCGGTATTTGTTAAGGATTTCAAGGGAAATGAATCACAAGCGTCACAATATGTTGCGCATATATCAGCTGTAGTATATTCTTTATTAATGCAAACTTCAGTAAAATCTTAA
- a CDS encoding site-specific integrase — protein sequence MAKKRTKTKAKEPIKIWVKPLKNGNKAIYLRTYQAGSKGRGYTYERLKGLLLVDDKRGSDKEAKAKNEATLRTAMLIRCERIREWSMSHGNYQREMVAKDMLLKDWMLLYADQKRQQGQSGSHAVNIQHALLHLIRYKGENIRMAQLDKVYCEGLVQYLAHAKTIGTDVPKRGEHHEKDLAKGTARLYYNTFVTALNEAVREGIIPENPTKLLKKEEKKLIGQGESRRCYLSIEEIRLLMATPCKDETVKQAFLFACFCGLRISDVRTLRWADIGKGTEGYYISKLMVKTRYVVTVPLSENALSWMPARGQARADDKVFELPSFFSVNYRLKQWAREAGIDKPVTFHVSSHSKFFYLLNISELSILKNVTANDLETSYILFLSQLCNIQRTL from the coding sequence ATGGCGAAAAAGAGAACTAAAACAAAAGCAAAGGAACCCATCAAGATTTGGGTGAAACCTTTGAAAAATGGCAACAAGGCAATCTATCTGCGTACTTACCAAGCAGGAAGCAAGGGTAGAGGCTATACCTACGAGCGGTTGAAGGGATTGTTGCTGGTAGATGACAAAAGAGGAAGCGACAAGGAGGCTAAGGCAAAGAATGAAGCTACTTTGCGCACCGCTATGCTCATCCGATGTGAGCGAATCAGGGAGTGGAGTATGAGCCACGGTAACTATCAGCGAGAGATGGTGGCCAAGGATATGCTCTTAAAAGACTGGATGCTGCTATATGCTGATCAAAAAAGACAGCAGGGACAGAGCGGCAGTCATGCTGTCAACATCCAGCATGCCCTCTTGCATTTGATAAGATACAAGGGTGAGAATATTCGCATGGCACAACTGGACAAGGTGTATTGCGAAGGCTTGGTACAGTATCTGGCTCATGCCAAGACCATTGGTACGGATGTGCCCAAGCGGGGCGAACATCATGAGAAAGACTTGGCGAAGGGTACGGCACGCCTCTATTACAATACGTTTGTTACCGCATTGAATGAGGCGGTGAGAGAAGGTATCATACCTGAGAATCCCACCAAACTACTGAAGAAAGAAGAGAAAAAGCTGATTGGTCAGGGAGAGAGCCGACGCTGCTATCTCAGCATCGAGGAAATCAGATTGTTGATGGCTACTCCTTGCAAGGATGAAACCGTGAAGCAAGCTTTCCTCTTCGCTTGTTTCTGTGGTTTGCGCATCAGTGATGTCAGGACATTGCGATGGGCAGATATCGGAAAAGGTACGGAGGGATACTATATTAGCAAGTTGATGGTGAAGACCCGTTATGTGGTAACGGTACCCTTGTCGGAGAATGCTTTGTCGTGGATGCCAGCAAGAGGACAGGCAAGGGCTGATGACAAGGTATTTGAGCTGCCATCGTTCTTCTCGGTCAACTATCGATTGAAGCAATGGGCTAGGGAGGCAGGCATTGACAAGCCAGTTACTTTTCATGTATCGAGTCACAGTAAATTCTTTTATTTATTGAATATCAGCGAGTTGAGTATTTTAAAGAATGTGACTGCTAACGATTTAGAAACGAGCTATATTCTTTTTCTTTCACAACTTTGCAATATACAAAGAACGCTTTGA
- a CDS encoding alpha-amylase family glycosyl hydrolase, which produces MKKIYFTLIALLASMNMLAQGWPANYSGVMLQGFSWDAYDYSQWTVLEKQADDMKGFIDLVWLPQSGKCIETTKVMGYKPYYYFNQNSSFGTEAELRSLIAKFKANGIGAIADVVVNHRNTDGWFTFPAETYNGVTYQMLSTDICKNDDGGSTAIQAKKDGVSLSNNYDEGTDFGGCRDIDHKSENVQKIIKAYLKFLKEDMGYTGFRYDMVKGFSGSHVADYNDATGVKFSVGEYWDGNPSIINWINSTNKKSAAFDFQFRYNVRDAVGVKDNKIVSSPNWSKLKSDYNLMHDATYRQYAITFVENHDMQYRSKDEPLDPLKRDTLAANAYMLAMPGTPCVFQPHWRTYKKEIKSMIEARKLAGITNMSNYTNKMAQPACFANETTGNKAKLIVVVGNNTKAYTPGTDYAQILEGYHYRYYLSKSAETAWCNIPSGEYEAGFKAKLTAVSQNSNAKLVYTTDGTAPTAKSKQVATGNTINIDETCTLKVGLLSNGTVTGIRTYNYTVKAFEPYTITVYANADQVTNWGSVMYFYAWNTSGELTEKWPGTAVTATKTLNGKKWYYMDFKIKSKDAIVNIIFNQGNGTGKKQTVDLNAGNSTKYYEITTTQSKGKYTCKDVTAIWAPTGITGTPTISNTTTDNAWYTLSGMKLGKKPAESGVYIHQRKKVIIR; this is translated from the coding sequence ATGAAGAAGATATACTTTACACTCATCGCTTTACTGGCAAGCATGAACATGCTGGCACAAGGCTGGCCTGCTAACTATAGTGGCGTCATGCTGCAAGGATTCTCATGGGATGCTTACGACTACTCCCAATGGACTGTTTTAGAGAAGCAAGCCGATGATATGAAAGGATTCATCGACCTTGTATGGCTTCCACAAAGCGGTAAATGCATCGAAACCACAAAGGTGATGGGCTATAAGCCATATTATTATTTCAACCAGAATTCCTCATTCGGAACTGAGGCTGAACTCAGAAGTTTGATTGCCAAATTCAAAGCCAACGGCATAGGCGCAATAGCAGATGTTGTGGTCAACCACCGCAATACAGACGGCTGGTTCACCTTCCCTGCAGAGACATACAATGGAGTGACCTACCAGATGTTGTCTACCGACATCTGCAAGAATGATGATGGTGGAAGTACGGCAATACAGGCAAAAAAAGACGGGGTTAGCCTCAGCAATAACTATGATGAGGGAACCGACTTTGGAGGATGCCGTGATATTGACCATAAGAGCGAGAACGTACAGAAGATTATCAAGGCATATCTGAAATTTCTGAAGGAGGATATGGGATATACCGGTTTCCGCTACGACATGGTAAAGGGATTCAGTGGTTCTCACGTAGCTGACTACAATGATGCAACAGGTGTAAAATTCTCTGTGGGTGAATATTGGGACGGAAACCCATCTATCATCAATTGGATAAACAGCACCAACAAGAAGAGCGCTGCCTTCGACTTCCAGTTCCGTTATAATGTACGTGATGCAGTAGGCGTAAAAGACAATAAGATTGTTTCATCACCAAACTGGTCGAAGCTGAAGAGCGATTACAACCTGATGCATGATGCAACCTACCGTCAGTATGCCATCACATTCGTAGAGAATCACGACATGCAATACCGCTCTAAAGATGAGCCGCTGGATCCTCTTAAGCGAGATACGCTTGCAGCCAATGCCTATATGCTCGCCATGCCGGGAACTCCTTGCGTGTTCCAGCCACACTGGAGAACCTACAAAAAAGAAATCAAGAGCATGATTGAAGCCCGCAAACTTGCAGGCATCACCAACATGAGCAATTATACCAACAAGATGGCGCAGCCAGCATGCTTTGCCAATGAGACTACTGGCAACAAGGCTAAGCTCATCGTAGTTGTAGGAAACAACACCAAGGCATATACTCCAGGCACTGATTATGCACAGATTCTCGAAGGATACCACTACCGTTATTATCTTTCTAAATCTGCAGAAACCGCATGGTGCAACATTCCATCAGGCGAATACGAGGCAGGATTCAAGGCTAAGCTTACGGCTGTGAGCCAGAACAGCAATGCCAAACTGGTATACACTACTGACGGCACAGCCCCTACAGCCAAGAGCAAGCAGGTGGCTACAGGTAACACCATCAACATAGATGAGACCTGCACCTTGAAGGTTGGCTTGCTAAGCAACGGAACCGTAACAGGTATCCGTACCTACAATTATACCGTCAAGGCATTCGAGCCATATACCATCACCGTATATGCCAATGCCGACCAGGTAACCAACTGGGGTTCAGTCATGTATTTCTACGCATGGAATACAAGCGGAGAGCTCACAGAAAAATGGCCAGGTACTGCTGTCACAGCAACCAAGACGCTGAACGGTAAGAAGTGGTACTATATGGACTTCAAGATCAAAAGCAAGGATGCTATCGTAAACATCATCTTCAATCAGGGAAATGGAACAGGCAAGAAGCAGACTGTAGACTTGAATGCCGGCAACAGCACCAAGTATTATGAGATTACCACTACACAGAGTAAAGGCAAATACACCTGTAAGGATGTTACCGCCATCTGGGCACCAACAGGCATCACGGGAACCCCAACCATAAGCAATACCACAACAGACAATGCATGGTATACACTTAGCGGTATGAAATTGGGTAAGAAACCTGCTGAGAGCGGTGTTTACATCCACCAGAGAAAGAAAGTGATTATCAGATAA
- a CDS encoding helix-turn-helix domain-containing protein codes for MGFIVFEEEAFNYLDAQLENFVKRMDRIRERSEDKTMNKWLDTQDVCQTLNICPRTVQTLRDNGTLAYTQISHKTYYKPEDVMAIVAVVEDKKKDMRFRKRTG; via the coding sequence ATGGGATTCATCGTATTCGAGGAAGAGGCATTCAACTATCTTGATGCCCAGTTGGAGAACTTCGTGAAGCGCATGGACAGAATCCGTGAGCGCAGTGAGGATAAGACCATGAACAAGTGGCTCGACACGCAGGACGTGTGTCAGACGCTCAACATCTGCCCACGGACAGTGCAGACGCTTCGGGACAACGGAACTTTGGCTTATACGCAAATCAGCCACAAGACCTACTACAAGCCGGAGGACGTGATGGCTATCGTAGCAGTAGTGGAGGACAAGAAAAAGGACATGCGCTTTCGCAAGCGCACAGGTTAG
- a CDS encoding site-specific integrase has product MKVEKFKVLLYLKKSGLDKNGKAPIMGRITLNRTMAQFGCKLSCTPKLWNPRESRLDGKSKEAVEVNAKIDKLLLAINSAYESLVERKTAFDAKAIKDLFQCSADTQMTLLKQLDAIIADIESRIGIDYKKGTLPNYQYTRLTLGLFVKKRYGTDDVAFGELDELFIREYMDFCLDQRGLALDTVRHYLAILKKTCRIAFKAGHSERYHFMHFKLPQKKENPPKALTREDFLKIRDLEIPERRKSLALTRDLFLFACYTGTAYADTVSITEENLFRDEEGSLWLKYHRKKNKMLARVKLLPEALAMLEKYKDPTRPTLLPPQEFRVLRGNMKSLRVLSGISMDLVYHVGRHSFASLVTLEEGVPIETISRMLGHSNIQTTQIYARVTPKKLFEDMDKFIEANKDFKFVL; this is encoded by the coding sequence ATGAAAGTTGAAAAATTCAAGGTGCTGCTCTACCTCAAAAAGAGCGGATTGGACAAGAACGGTAAGGCTCCCATCATGGGACGCATCACCCTCAACCGAACAATGGCGCAGTTCGGTTGCAAGTTGTCATGTACGCCAAAGTTATGGAATCCACGTGAGAGCAGACTTGACGGCAAGAGCAAGGAGGCTGTGGAAGTGAACGCCAAGATTGACAAGCTGTTGCTGGCAATAAACTCAGCCTACGAGTCACTTGTGGAGCGCAAGACGGCTTTTGACGCAAAGGCGATAAAGGATCTGTTTCAATGCAGTGCAGACACTCAGATGACCTTGTTGAAGCAGCTTGACGCCATCATTGCGGACATTGAGTCAAGAATCGGCATCGACTACAAGAAAGGCACGCTACCAAACTACCAGTACACTCGCCTGACATTGGGATTGTTCGTCAAGAAGCGTTATGGAACTGACGATGTGGCATTCGGTGAGCTTGACGAGCTGTTTATCCGTGAGTACATGGACTTTTGCTTGGACCAGAGAGGTCTTGCACTTGATACAGTCCGCCACTATCTCGCCATATTGAAGAAGACCTGCCGAATAGCTTTCAAGGCAGGACACTCCGAGCGTTATCATTTCATGCACTTCAAGCTACCTCAAAAGAAAGAGAATCCACCAAAGGCATTGACACGTGAGGACTTCCTGAAAATTCGTGACCTCGAAATACCAGAGCGAAGAAAATCGTTGGCTTTGACCCGTGACCTTTTTCTTTTCGCCTGCTATACAGGCACGGCTTATGCCGATACGGTTTCTATCACGGAAGAAAACCTCTTTCGTGATGAGGAGGGTAGCCTTTGGCTGAAATACCACAGAAAGAAGAACAAGATGCTTGCACGTGTGAAGTTACTGCCAGAGGCGCTTGCCATGTTGGAGAAATACAAAGACCCGACAAGACCTACTCTTTTACCGCCACAGGAATTTCGAGTGCTGAGAGGTAACATGAAAAGTCTCCGAGTACTATCTGGCATAAGTATGGATTTGGTCTATCATGTTGGACGGCACAGTTTCGCATCGCTCGTTACGCTCGAAGAAGGTGTTCCGATAGAGACTATCAGCAGAATGCTTGGTCACAGCAACATTCAGACCACGCAAATCTATGCACGTGTCACCCCGAAAAAGCTATTTGAGGATATGGACAAGTTCATCGAAGCCAACAAGGACTTCAAGTTTGTCCTGTAA
- a CDS encoding site-specific integrase has product MRSTYKQFYYINRGRVKADGTTSIFCRITIDGKVSAIATGLYCAPEEWDTKKGEAKNARVNGQLQAFRLRIDEAYEQATKEKGIVTAEILKNVIVDANTIPMTLLATGEEERERLRLRSIRINSTSSYRQSKTSQLNLREFIGLRGMNDIAFEDLTEEFGKSYKLFLIGKGYSASNTNHNLCWLQRLVYIAVDRGLLKFNPLEDVGYEKKGSPKRRHISRNDLLLIMETPMEDKALELARRMFVFSSLTGLAYVDLRNLYPHHIGMTADGKKYIREKRAKTNNEAFIPLHPIAEQIMSLYNTADDSKPVFPLSSRDSMWFEFHSLGVALGINENLTAHVARHTFGVNMVTSGISMESIAKMMGHSNLRSTQVYAVITDDKISKDMDKLMQRRETKETDQNKNKEDGK; this is encoded by the coding sequence ATGAGAAGTACATACAAGCAGTTTTATTATATCAACCGTGGCAGAGTAAAGGCAGACGGAACCACATCTATATTTTGCCGTATCACGATTGACGGCAAAGTGTCAGCCATAGCAACAGGTCTTTACTGTGCTCCCGAAGAATGGGACACGAAAAAAGGTGAAGCCAAGAATGCAAGAGTGAACGGACAACTGCAAGCGTTCAGACTAAGAATTGACGAAGCCTACGAGCAGGCAACAAAGGAAAAGGGCATCGTTACCGCCGAGATTCTGAAGAATGTTATTGTTGATGCAAATACTATCCCGATGACATTGCTTGCCACTGGCGAGGAGGAGCGTGAACGCCTTAGGCTGCGCTCTATCCGTATTAACTCAACATCTTCTTATCGCCAATCTAAGACATCGCAGCTAAACTTGCGAGAGTTCATCGGGTTACGAGGAATGAATGACATTGCATTTGAAGATCTGACTGAGGAATTTGGCAAATCTTATAAGTTGTTCTTGATTGGCAAAGGGTATAGTGCATCCAATACGAACCATAATCTTTGTTGGCTGCAACGCTTGGTTTATATCGCTGTTGACAGAGGTCTGCTGAAATTCAATCCATTGGAAGATGTCGGATATGAAAAGAAAGGCTCACCAAAGCGTAGACATATATCCAGAAATGACTTGCTGCTCATTATGGAGACTCCTATGGAAGATAAGGCTTTGGAGTTGGCACGCAGAATGTTTGTTTTCTCCAGCCTTACAGGTTTGGCTTATGTCGATTTACGTAACCTGTATCCACACCATATCGGGATGACGGCAGACGGCAAAAAATACATCCGTGAGAAAAGAGCAAAGACCAACAACGAAGCGTTCATTCCCTTGCATCCGATAGCTGAACAAATAATGTCGCTATACAATACAGCGGATGATAGCAAACCTGTTTTCCCTCTTTCTTCACGTGATTCCATGTGGTTTGAATTTCATTCACTCGGTGTGGCTTTGGGTATAAATGAGAACCTTACCGCACACGTTGCAAGACATACATTCGGAGTAAACATGGTTACTTCGGGCATATCAATGGAAAGCATCGCCAAGATGATGGGGCATTCCAACCTGCGAAGCACCCAGGTCTATGCCGTCATCACCGATGACAAGATATCCAAGGACATGGACAAGCTGATGCAGCGCAGAGAAACAAAAGAAACTGACCAGAATAAAAATAAGGAGGACGGGAAATGA
- a CDS encoding ISL3 family transposase, which translates to METIANICKGTENLGNNQTDLKLNAFEVGENLVAFLIPHFANFVIINYTITEDEVALTLKSKSTCACCDRCHIETHHTRGWQKRKVTMPPLGGKRFTLILYMRKFHCKADGHFFTEQQPDWLNKYARFSIDCTRLMNQVHLQMSSVSASRILSDMGIHCCPNTCINHLKNIKLASDRTATNIGIDDFAKRKGYSYGSAIVNHDTGQVLELIDSRDSEKVAEVLSLYHHVSTITRDRGKCYIKAIKKALPAATVVADKFHIMENLTKALFPQVQSRFLHERKRLLDKSEIGPKPPVLDQSWVLQGIYASLDSMSKDVEKAKTLAKRKLCLQMHVNQELSIKDIHDKTGYSSCEIKKLLDATYESFLNPSQLWVYKNVKYISDRILEKKTLEYSGVVKGVHGSGKKYAMKMLLSILREKWKNEYGEYKERMRKFLSKESIRMEEHDLWNAIVHFNSRPKTESVKIFMQQKNMYDLKYFVSTFQGILSGENKMGLYKWINMAIGCGVDGIEKFAMGLLDDYQAIKNSITSKWNNGILEGTVCKIKTVKRIMAGRASITLLEKKVALKL; encoded by the coding sequence ATGGAGACAATCGCTAACATTTGCAAAGGTACAGAAAATTTAGGAAACAACCAAACGGATTTAAAATTAAATGCTTTTGAAGTGGGAGAAAACCTCGTTGCTTTCCTCATCCCCCACTTTGCTAATTTCGTTATAATCAACTATACCATCACAGAGGATGAAGTGGCACTGACGCTAAAAAGCAAGTCTACTTGCGCTTGCTGTGATCGTTGCCATATCGAGACACATCATACCCGTGGCTGGCAAAAAAGGAAAGTAACCATGCCTCCGCTCGGTGGAAAACGTTTTACACTGATTTTGTATATGCGTAAATTTCACTGTAAGGCCGATGGTCATTTCTTTACAGAGCAACAGCCCGATTGGCTCAACAAGTATGCTAGATTTTCCATTGACTGTACAAGACTAATGAACCAAGTGCACTTACAGATGTCATCAGTCTCAGCTTCCAGAATATTGTCGGATATGGGAATACATTGCTGCCCCAACACATGTATCAATCATCTCAAGAATATAAAACTAGCTTCAGATAGGACGGCAACCAACATTGGTATAGACGATTTTGCTAAAAGGAAAGGCTATTCGTATGGTAGTGCCATCGTCAATCATGACACTGGTCAAGTGTTGGAATTGATTGATTCTAGAGACTCCGAAAAGGTCGCTGAAGTCCTGAGCCTCTATCATCATGTGTCCACCATCACTCGCGATAGGGGCAAGTGTTACATCAAGGCTATAAAGAAGGCTCTTCCTGCAGCAACTGTTGTCGCAGACAAATTCCATATTATGGAAAATTTGACGAAAGCACTTTTCCCACAAGTCCAAAGCCGCTTCTTGCATGAAAGAAAACGTTTGTTGGACAAAAGTGAAATTGGTCCCAAACCTCCAGTCTTAGATCAATCCTGGGTGCTACAAGGTATTTATGCATCTTTGGACTCAATGAGTAAAGACGTGGAAAAAGCTAAAACATTGGCTAAGCGGAAGTTGTGTCTTCAAATGCATGTAAATCAAGAGCTCTCTATAAAGGATATCCATGACAAAACAGGCTATAGCAGTTGCGAGATTAAGAAACTGCTAGATGCAACTTATGAGAGTTTTCTCAACCCTAGCCAACTATGGGTATATAAAAATGTGAAGTACATATCAGATAGAATCTTAGAGAAAAAGACTTTGGAATACTCAGGTGTGGTCAAGGGCGTTCATGGTTCGGGGAAAAAGTATGCAATGAAAATGTTGCTGTCCATTCTGAGGGAGAAATGGAAAAATGAATATGGGGAGTACAAAGAAAGAATGAGGAAATTTCTATCAAAAGAAAGCATACGAATGGAAGAGCATGATCTTTGGAACGCAATTGTACACTTTAATTCAAGACCAAAGACGGAATCTGTCAAGATTTTCATGCAACAAAAAAACATGTATGATTTGAAATACTTTGTCTCCACATTTCAAGGGATATTGAGTGGAGAGAACAAAATGGGACTATACAAATGGATAAATATGGCCATTGGATGTGGGGTGGATGGAATAGAAAAGTTTGCCATGGGTTTGCTTGACGACTACCAGGCCATCAAGAATTCCATTACCAGCAAATGGAACAATGGAATTCTTGAAGGAACGGTATGCAAGATAAAAACAGTAAAACGAATTATGGCAGGACGAGCCTCCATCACCTTGTTGGAGAAAAAGGTTGCGCTTAAGCTTTAG
- a CDS encoding IS1380-like element IS942 family transposase: MAKIQIKSEKLTPFGGIFSIMEQFDALLAQTIDSTLGLRCTMFGYQYSEILRSLMCVYLCGGSCIEDVTTHLMKHLSLHPTLRTCSADTILRAIEELTCKNITYKSASGNSYDFNTADKMNCLLIKALLATGQLKSGQEYDFDFDHQFIETEKHDAKPTYKKFLGYSPGVAVINDMIVGIENRDGNTNVRFNQRETLERIFKRLEASEVYISRARMDCGSCSEEIVDMVEAHCRHFYIRANRCSSFYDSMFALTGWKTVEINGIEFELNSILVEKWKGKPYRLVIQRQRRIDGDLDIWEGEYTYRCILTNDYKSSARDIVEFYNLRGGKERIFDDMNNGFGWNRLPKSFMAQNTVFLLMTALIRNFYKAIMQRLKTHEFGLRATSRIKTFVFKFISVPAKWIKTSRRHVLNIYSDNNAYANLFKTDFG; this comes from the coding sequence ATGGCAAAGATACAAATAAAATCTGAGAAACTCACTCCTTTTGGAGGAATTTTTTCTATTATGGAGCAATTTGATGCTCTTTTAGCTCAAACCATAGATTCCACCTTGGGATTGAGATGCACTATGTTTGGTTATCAATATAGCGAAATTCTACGCTCTCTGATGTGCGTATATCTTTGTGGCGGCTCATGTATTGAGGATGTTACAACTCACTTGATGAAACATTTGTCTCTTCATCCAACTCTTCGCACTTGCAGCGCAGACACCATATTGCGTGCTATCGAAGAACTGACTTGTAAGAACATCACCTATAAATCTGCTTCTGGCAACTCCTATGATTTCAATACTGCAGACAAGATGAACTGCTTATTGATCAAAGCCCTGCTTGCTACTGGTCAATTGAAATCCGGTCAAGAGTATGATTTTGACTTTGACCATCAGTTCATTGAAACAGAGAAGCATGATGCAAAACCAACCTACAAGAAGTTCCTGGGCTATAGTCCAGGTGTGGCAGTCATTAACGACATGATTGTCGGTATTGAAAATAGAGACGGCAACACAAACGTGCGCTTCAACCAAAGAGAGACTTTGGAAAGAATCTTCAAGCGACTGGAGGCATCAGAAGTATATATATCCCGTGCCCGCATGGATTGCGGCTCATGCTCGGAGGAAATCGTAGATATGGTAGAGGCTCATTGCAGGCATTTTTATATTCGTGCCAACAGATGCTCTTCCTTCTACGATTCCATGTTTGCCTTGACTGGATGGAAAACTGTTGAAATCAACGGTATTGAATTTGAGCTGAATTCCATCCTTGTTGAGAAATGGAAAGGAAAACCGTATCGTCTTGTCATACAGAGACAAAGGCGAATAGATGGAGACCTTGACATTTGGGAAGGCGAATATACCTACAGATGTATACTGACTAACGATTACAAGTCGAGTGCAAGAGACATCGTGGAATTCTACAATCTTCGTGGTGGCAAGGAACGCATCTTCGATGACATGAACAATGGCTTTGGCTGGAATCGATTGCCAAAATCGTTCATGGCACAGAATACTGTATTCCTGCTTATGACAGCTCTCATCAGAAACTTCTACAAAGCTATTATGCAGAGATTGAAAACCCATGAATTTGGATTGCGTGCCACCAGCAGAATCAAGACCTTTGTTTTCAAGTTCATCTCTGTTCCTGCGAAATGGATTAAGACATCACGTAGGCATGTATTGAATATTTACTCAGACAACAATGCTTATGCCAACCTGTTCAAGACAGACTTTGGTTAA